One genomic region from Listeria monocytogenes encodes:
- a CDS encoding ABC transporter ATP-binding protein, which yields MTETVLKLEHVTKKIGQKNIVHDISFDIHKGEVFGLLGPNGAGKTTIIRSIVGLIRRSEGTVFINGKNVDTEYKAAISEVGAIIENPEFYMYMSGWANLKQFARMSQKNITDEHIREIVELVKLTGAINQKVKTYSLGMRQRLGVAQALIHSPALLILDEPTNGLDPQGMAEFRTLIRDLATNGTSVLISSHLLSEIQQITDRFAIINKGVLTHIEKMSDLIENHVAAYKLKVSDPVATTTVLATLPVKLVAQNEDLFKIEVAHEDVHLIARALIQANIDLLEMVPLQASLEERFLELTKGGGAEV from the coding sequence ATGACTGAGACAGTTTTAAAATTAGAACATGTCACGAAAAAAATCGGACAAAAAAATATTGTCCACGATATCAGCTTTGACATACATAAAGGAGAAGTATTTGGTTTACTCGGCCCAAACGGTGCTGGTAAAACAACTATTATCCGCTCTATCGTTGGCTTAATTCGTCGATCAGAAGGTACCGTTTTTATTAATGGTAAAAATGTCGACACAGAATATAAAGCAGCGATTTCAGAAGTAGGTGCTATTATTGAAAATCCAGAATTTTATATGTATATGTCTGGATGGGCAAACTTAAAGCAATTCGCACGCATGAGTCAAAAAAACATTACCGACGAACACATTCGTGAAATCGTTGAACTTGTAAAGCTTACTGGCGCAATTAATCAGAAAGTAAAAACGTATTCTCTCGGTATGCGTCAACGTTTAGGTGTTGCGCAAGCTTTAATTCATAGTCCTGCTTTACTTATCTTAGATGAACCAACAAACGGACTTGATCCACAAGGTATGGCCGAATTCAGAACGCTGATTCGCGATTTAGCAACAAACGGCACTTCTGTTTTAATTTCCAGCCATTTACTTAGCGAGATCCAACAAATCACAGATCGATTCGCTATTATTAACAAAGGTGTTTTAACGCACATCGAAAAAATGAGCGACCTTATTGAAAATCATGTTGCCGCTTATAAACTAAAAGTCAGCGATCCCGTAGCAACTACAACCGTTCTCGCTACACTCCCAGTCAAGCTTGTTGCTCAAAATGAGGATCTATTCAAAATCGAAGTAGCTCACGAAGATGTACATCTAATTGCTCGTGCACTTATCCAAGCAAATATTGATTTATTAGAAATGGTTCCACTTCAAGCCTCCCTTGAAGAACGATTCCTCGAATTAACTAAAGGTGGAGGTGCAGAAGTATGA
- a CDS encoding S66 family peptidase: MIPAKLKQGDEIRIIAPSRSIGIMADNQVEIAVNRLTDMGFKVTFGEHVAEMDCMMSSSIRSRVADIHEAFNDSSVKAILTIIGGFNSNQLLPYLDYDLISENPKILCGFSDITALATAIYTQTELITYSGAHFSSFSMEKGLDYVMESFSDCLLQKEPFALKESATWSDDEWYLDQENRNFIPNEGLVVMQPGVAEGIIIGGNLCTLNLLQGTEYMPNLAGTILFIEDDFMTIPETFDRDLESLLSQPGADEIEGMVIGRFQQKTAMTAEKLAYIIETKTALQKIPVISGADFGHTQPIATFPIGGTARIDTNQTDKIQIIRH; the protein is encoded by the coding sequence GTGATTCCAGCAAAATTAAAACAAGGTGATGAAATTCGGATTATTGCACCAAGTCGTTCTATAGGCATTATGGCTGACAATCAAGTGGAAATTGCCGTTAACCGCCTAACTGATATGGGTTTTAAAGTCACTTTTGGCGAACATGTGGCAGAAATGGATTGCATGATGAGTTCAAGCATTCGTTCGCGAGTTGCTGATATCCATGAAGCCTTTAATGATTCGAGTGTAAAAGCGATTTTGACGATTATTGGCGGTTTTAATAGCAATCAATTGTTGCCGTATTTGGATTATGATTTAATTTCGGAAAATCCTAAAATTTTATGTGGCTTTTCCGATATCACGGCCTTAGCAACGGCTATTTATACACAAACGGAACTCATTACTTATTCTGGTGCGCATTTTTCAAGTTTTTCCATGGAAAAAGGTCTGGATTATGTAATGGAATCATTTAGTGATTGTTTATTACAAAAAGAACCATTTGCGTTAAAAGAAAGTGCTACATGGAGTGACGACGAATGGTATTTGGACCAAGAGAATCGAAATTTCATCCCGAATGAAGGACTAGTCGTTATGCAACCTGGAGTGGCAGAAGGAATCATCATTGGCGGGAACTTATGCACGCTTAATTTACTCCAAGGAACCGAATACATGCCTAACTTGGCGGGGACAATTTTATTTATTGAAGATGATTTTATGACTATTCCAGAAACATTCGATCGCGATTTGGAATCGCTGCTTAGTCAACCTGGTGCAGATGAGATAGAAGGGATGGTAATCGGTCGTTTCCAACAAAAGACAGCGATGACGGCGGAGAAATTAGCGTATATTATTGAAACAAAAACAGCATTACAAAAAATTCCTGTTATATCTGGTGCAGATTTTGGGCATACACAGCCAATTGCAACATTCCCAATCGGTGGAACTGCAAGAATTGATACAAATCAGACCGATAAAATTCAAATTATTAGGCATTAA
- a CDS encoding DNA-3-methyladenine glycosylase I — MSEELRCPWSINDPFELEYHDTEWCVPSKDDTYLFEMLNLEGAQAGLSWRLILHKRKAYQEAFFHFDIDKCALLTDDELATIVEEAAIVKNRLKVKAVRTNALATQKVQAEFGSFANYIWGFTNNERIINKWQGMGQVPASTELSEKISKDLKKRGFKFVGPVIIYSYLQAIGILDDHLLSCPFHTLNREATK, encoded by the coding sequence TTGTCTGAAGAATTACGTTGCCCTTGGTCGATTAATGACCCGTTTGAATTAGAATATCATGATACAGAATGGTGTGTCCCGAGTAAAGACGACACATATTTATTTGAAATGCTCAATTTAGAGGGAGCACAAGCTGGACTCTCATGGAGATTAATTTTACATAAAAGAAAAGCCTATCAAGAAGCTTTTTTTCACTTTGATATTGATAAATGTGCACTCTTAACGGACGATGAGCTGGCGACGATTGTCGAAGAAGCGGCTATTGTGAAGAATCGTCTTAAAGTAAAAGCAGTTCGTACAAATGCCCTAGCTACGCAAAAAGTCCAAGCTGAATTCGGCTCATTTGCAAACTATATTTGGGGTTTTACAAATAATGAGCGTATTATTAATAAATGGCAAGGCATGGGACAAGTACCTGCTAGCACAGAACTATCGGAAAAAATTAGTAAAGATTTAAAAAAACGTGGTTTTAAGTTTGTGGGCCCCGTGATTATTTATTCTTATTTACAAGCAATTGGCATTCTTGACGACCATTTGCTTTCGTGTCCATTCCATACGTTAAATAGGGAGGCTACTAAGTGA
- a CDS encoding VOC family protein: protein MIQATVPYFTFDGEATEALDFYKKVFQAEITQMHYFHETEGFSGDKKQGERILHARLAKDEKDLFYFSDTVEGETDAGNRLALAVNFSSEAEFVQAFVLLSKTGTVEIPIQNTFWGAKYAKVIDHYSIDWHLNLENESTTKV from the coding sequence ATGATACAAGCAACGGTTCCCTACTTTACTTTTGACGGGGAGGCCACAGAAGCACTAGATTTTTATAAAAAAGTGTTTCAAGCAGAAATTACGCAAATGCATTATTTTCACGAAACGGAAGGATTCTCTGGAGATAAAAAACAAGGAGAACGAATCCTCCATGCAAGACTGGCGAAAGATGAGAAAGATTTATTTTATTTCTCTGATACGGTTGAAGGCGAAACAGACGCGGGCAATCGCCTAGCACTTGCGGTGAATTTTAGTTCCGAGGCAGAATTTGTACAGGCTTTTGTCCTACTTTCCAAAACTGGAACCGTCGAAATTCCGATTCAAAATACATTTTGGGGAGCAAAATACGCGAAAGTAATCGACCACTACAGCATCGACTGGCATCTCAACTTAGAAAACGAGTCTACTACTAAAGTATGA
- the acnA gene encoding aconitate hydratase AcnA, with protein sequence MTNWKEKARASFQLNDKTYHYYKLKTLEEDKLTNIEKLPYSVRVLLESVLRQADGRVIKDSHVEDLAHWSKDGNEGEVPFKPARVILQDFTGVPAVVDLASLRKAMADLGGNPEKINPEIPVDLVVDHSVQVDSYANPEALKINMELEFKRNMERYQFLNWAQKAFDNYRAVPPATGIVHQVNLEYLANVVIANEVADGEFVAFPDSLVGTDSHTTMINGIGVLGWGVGGIEAEAGMLGQPSYFPIPEVIGVKLLGALPNGATATDFALKVTQVLREQKVVGKFVEFYGPGVATLPLADRATVANMAPEYGATCGFFPVDKEALNYLKLTGRDKEQIELVEAYLEANDLFFTPEKVEPNYTQTVEIDLSAIEPNLAGPKRPQDLIPLSKMKETFRESITAKAGNQGFGLDKSALDKEVTVTFGNGDQSTMKTGSVAIAAITSCTNTSNPYVMLSAGLVAKKAVEKGLEVPKFVKTSLAPGSKVVTGYLEKAGLLPYLEKLGFDLVGYGCTTCIGNSGPLKEEIEEAIQDSDLLVSAVLSGNRNFEGRIHALVKANFLASPPLVVAYALAGTTNVDMLTEPIGRGNNGEEVFLDDIWPSSEEVKALVEETVTPELFREQYAHVFDENEAWNAIEITEDALYKWDENSTYIANPPFFDNLAKEAGKVEALSGLRIIGKFGDSVTTDHISPAGAIGKDTPAGKFLQEQGVAIRDFNSYGSRRGHHDVMMRGTFANIRIKNQIAPGTEGGYTTYWPTGEVMSIYDASRKYIENNTGLVILAGDDYGMGSSRDWAAKGTNLLGIKTVIAKSYERIHRSNLVMMGVLPLQFQPGEDAETLGLTGSESLQVEIGEDVAPRDLVKVTAIREDGSSITFDALARFDSEVEIDYYRHGGILPMVLRGKLK encoded by the coding sequence ATGACTAATTGGAAAGAAAAAGCAAGAGCATCATTTCAGCTGAACGACAAAACGTATCATTATTACAAACTTAAAACCTTAGAAGAGGACAAGCTTACAAACATCGAGAAATTACCTTATTCTGTACGTGTTTTACTTGAATCAGTATTAAGGCAAGCAGATGGCCGAGTAATTAAGGACTCACACGTAGAAGACTTAGCCCATTGGTCTAAAGATGGCAACGAAGGCGAAGTACCATTCAAACCAGCCCGTGTTATTTTACAAGATTTCACAGGCGTTCCAGCAGTCGTTGATTTAGCTTCTTTACGTAAAGCAATGGCGGACCTTGGCGGCAATCCAGAAAAAATCAATCCGGAAATCCCAGTTGACTTAGTAGTCGATCACTCGGTACAAGTGGATAGCTATGCGAATCCAGAAGCACTTAAAATCAACATGGAACTTGAATTCAAACGTAACATGGAACGTTACCAGTTTTTAAATTGGGCGCAAAAAGCATTTGATAACTATCGTGCTGTTCCACCTGCAACGGGTATTGTTCACCAAGTTAACTTAGAGTATTTAGCAAACGTCGTGATTGCGAATGAAGTAGCAGACGGCGAATTTGTAGCTTTCCCAGACTCGCTTGTCGGAACAGATAGCCATACAACGATGATTAACGGTATTGGCGTTTTAGGTTGGGGCGTTGGCGGTATTGAAGCAGAAGCTGGCATGCTCGGTCAACCTTCTTACTTCCCAATTCCAGAAGTTATCGGTGTGAAATTGCTAGGTGCTTTACCAAACGGCGCAACAGCAACTGATTTTGCTTTAAAAGTAACCCAAGTCTTACGGGAACAAAAAGTAGTAGGTAAATTTGTTGAATTTTATGGTCCGGGTGTTGCGACACTACCACTTGCTGACCGCGCAACCGTTGCGAATATGGCTCCAGAATACGGCGCAACTTGTGGATTTTTCCCAGTCGATAAAGAAGCGCTTAACTACCTAAAACTAACTGGCCGTGACAAAGAACAAATCGAATTAGTAGAAGCTTATTTAGAAGCAAATGATTTATTCTTCACTCCGGAAAAAGTAGAACCAAACTACACGCAAACAGTGGAAATCGATCTTTCTGCGATTGAACCAAACTTGGCGGGGCCAAAACGTCCCCAAGATTTGATCCCTCTTTCGAAAATGAAAGAAACATTCCGCGAATCGATTACTGCCAAAGCAGGCAACCAAGGTTTCGGACTAGATAAATCAGCCTTAGACAAAGAAGTAACCGTTACTTTTGGCAATGGCGATCAATCCACTATGAAAACTGGTTCGGTTGCAATCGCGGCTATTACAAGTTGTACGAATACTTCTAACCCATACGTTATGTTAAGCGCTGGTTTAGTTGCTAAAAAAGCAGTCGAAAAAGGCTTAGAAGTACCAAAATTCGTAAAAACTTCCTTGGCGCCAGGCTCCAAAGTTGTAACAGGCTACTTGGAAAAAGCCGGCTTACTTCCATATTTAGAAAAACTTGGGTTTGACCTTGTTGGCTATGGTTGTACGACGTGTATCGGTAACTCTGGTCCATTAAAAGAGGAAATTGAAGAAGCAATCCAAGATAGCGATTTACTCGTTTCTGCAGTATTAAGTGGTAACCGTAACTTTGAAGGACGAATTCATGCCCTTGTGAAAGCAAACTTCTTAGCTTCACCACCACTAGTCGTTGCCTATGCGCTTGCTGGGACAACAAATGTCGACATGCTAACCGAACCAATCGGACGCGGTAATAATGGCGAAGAAGTCTTCTTAGACGATATTTGGCCAAGTTCAGAAGAAGTGAAGGCTCTTGTAGAAGAAACTGTAACTCCAGAACTTTTCCGTGAACAATATGCCCATGTTTTTGATGAAAACGAAGCTTGGAATGCAATCGAAATAACGGAAGACGCCCTATACAAATGGGATGAAAATTCTACGTATATCGCGAATCCGCCATTCTTTGACAATTTAGCAAAAGAAGCTGGTAAAGTGGAAGCATTATCTGGACTACGTATTATTGGTAAATTTGGTGATTCCGTTACAACCGACCATATTTCACCAGCCGGAGCAATCGGCAAAGATACGCCAGCTGGAAAATTCCTGCAAGAACAAGGCGTAGCGATTCGCGATTTTAACTCTTATGGCTCTCGTCGTGGTCATCACGATGTTATGATGCGCGGAACATTTGCGAATATTCGAATCAAAAACCAAATCGCACCAGGAACTGAAGGCGGCTATACGACTTACTGGCCAACTGGCGAAGTGATGTCGATTTATGACGCATCTAGAAAATATATCGAAAATAACACTGGTTTAGTCATTCTTGCTGGTGACGATTACGGGATGGGATCATCACGTGACTGGGCTGCCAAAGGAACGAACTTACTAGGAATTAAAACAGTTATTGCGAAAAGCTACGAGCGGATTCATCGTTCTAACCTCGTTATGATGGGTGTTTTACCGCTCCAATTCCAACCAGGAGAAGATGCAGAAACCTTAGGCCTAACTGGCTCAGAAAGCTTACAAGTGGAAATTGGTGAAGATGTAGCTCCAAGAGACCTTGTAAAAGTAACAGCTATCCGTGAAGACGGCTCAAGTATTACTTTCGATGCGCTTGCACGCTTTGACTCAGAAGTAGAAATCGATTATTACCGTCACGGCGGGATTTTACCAATGGTCCTACGTGGCAAATTGAAATAA
- a CDS encoding ABC transporter permease → MIALVKNEFTKLFSRKSSWIMQIVLFVAVLALALLMFFVSKIDTSGVEGGDASNAGITAYYDDKGAPVSEEEYWNSADKDGTPTYKSETLSLTDSVAYLKTQEQAAPTKEAKETIQKQIDFYQAYVDADEKPASNSAGISSADFFASLGSSGAVATMLVVVVASIIVATEFSGGTIKLLLTRPYSRSQILFSKYVMCIVYSIISSITLLVASFIFSFILPKQSIFMPLSPSTGAMTAFEHAWMLLGTNFLLMIVYATIAFFFSSVVRSQALAVGVGVGVLFSGGIIRQLLPLAIEKYDWMKWIIFNLLSLNDTVGGSKIAGGLADWQIIAGLGVYTAIILFFTFFLFKKRDVALS, encoded by the coding sequence ATGATAGCATTAGTAAAAAATGAATTTACCAAATTATTTTCCAGAAAATCAAGTTGGATTATGCAAATCGTCTTATTTGTAGCAGTTTTAGCTCTTGCTCTTCTAATGTTTTTTGTTAGTAAAATAGATACTAGTGGTGTTGAAGGCGGCGATGCAAGCAATGCCGGAATTACTGCTTATTACGATGATAAAGGTGCCCCGGTTAGCGAAGAAGAATATTGGAACTCCGCAGATAAAGATGGTACTCCTACGTATAAATCCGAAACGTTATCATTAACTGATTCCGTTGCTTACTTAAAAACACAAGAACAAGCGGCTCCAACAAAAGAAGCCAAAGAAACTATCCAAAAACAAATAGATTTTTACCAGGCTTATGTTGATGCAGATGAAAAACCTGCTAGTAATTCTGCTGGTATTTCAAGCGCAGATTTCTTCGCTTCATTAGGTAGCTCTGGAGCCGTTGCGACAATGCTCGTTGTTGTTGTAGCAAGTATCATCGTTGCAACAGAGTTTTCCGGTGGGACAATCAAACTTTTACTGACACGTCCTTATTCTAGAAGTCAGATACTATTTTCAAAATACGTAATGTGCATCGTTTACAGCATTATTAGCTCTATCACATTACTTGTAGCTAGCTTTATCTTTTCATTTATTCTACCAAAACAATCTATTTTCATGCCGCTCTCCCCTTCAACGGGTGCAATGACTGCTTTCGAACATGCGTGGATGCTACTTGGTACGAACTTCTTACTGATGATCGTATACGCAACTATTGCTTTCTTCTTCTCATCTGTCGTTCGTTCACAAGCACTTGCAGTTGGTGTCGGCGTTGGTGTACTATTCTCTGGTGGAATTATTCGCCAATTACTACCTCTCGCTATCGAAAAATACGATTGGATGAAATGGATTATCTTCAACTTGCTTAGCCTAAACGACACAGTTGGCGGTTCTAAAATCGCTGGTGGCCTAGCAGATTGGCAAATAATCGCCGGTCTAGGTGTTTATACAGCGATTATCCTTTTCTTCACTTTCTTCTTATTCAAAAAACGAGATGTCGCTTTAAGTTAA